One Tachyglossus aculeatus isolate mTacAcu1 chromosome 18, mTacAcu1.pri, whole genome shotgun sequence DNA segment encodes these proteins:
- the DMRTA2 gene encoding doublesex- and mab-3-related transcription factor A2 — protein MELRSELASAAPAGPAVAPVASVASVASVASVAAAAAAAALPVSVAGGLLRGPPLLLRAAEKYPRTPKCARCRNHGVVSALKGHKRYCRWKDCLCAKCTLIAERQRVMAAQVALRRQQAQEESEARELQLLYGTAEGLALAAANGILPPRPAYEVFGSVCPDANAPAAPPAAGTGGFAVGGGGSSSKLQKFELFPKTLLPVPGGAGSPPPLGPKPPSPAGEDPARGPSSPEGRPGSGSGSGSEAGDGAGDAPGEAAGALPACGPEPAAGPVPGGADSPAPSAGSASALGCDSGSEADKDEPAAAAAGAAAAAGGASGPGAGVPPRQRTPLDVLTRVFPGHRRGVLELVLQGCGGDVVQAIEQVLSPRRGPGPGPGADAGWPGAGAAPPGPPQAPAPAPGPAPAPPPARPLLAGAVPPAIGALGSRSAFSPLQPNATHFGAEAGGYPLGAPLGLSPLRLAYSAAHGRGLAFMAPYSTAGLVPALGFRPHVDYAFSDLMRDRSGGPKEPAYSNGLYGPLINHNPEKQ, from the exons ATGGAGCTGCGGTCGGAGCTGGCCAGCGcggccccggccggccccgccGTGGCCCCGGTGGCGTCGGTGGCGTCGGTGGCCTCGGTGGcgtcggtggcggcggcggcggcggcggcggcgctgccGGTCAGCGTGGCGGGCGGGCTGCTGCGggggccgccgctgctgctgcgggCGGCCGAGAAGTACCCGCGGACCCCCAAGTGCGCCCGCTGCCGCAACCACGGCGTCGTGTCGGCGCTCAAGGGCCACAAGCGCTACTGCCGCTGGAAGGACTGCCTGTGCGCCAAGTGCACCCTCATCGCCGAGCGCCAGCGCGTCATGGCCGCCCAGGTGGCCCTGCGGCGCCAGCAGGCCCAGGAGGAGAGCGaggcccgcgagctgcagctgCTCTACGGCACCGCCGAGGGCCTCGCCCTGGCCGCCGCCAACGGCATCCTCCCGCCCCGTCCCGCCTACGAGGTCTTCGGCTCCGTCTGCCCCGACGCCAACGCCCCGGCCGCACCCCCGGCCGCGGGCACAG GGGGATTCGCAGTCGGGGGAGGGGGATCG TCGTCGAAGCTGCAGAAGTTTGAGTTGTTCCCCAAGACGCTGCTGCCGGTCCCGGGCGGCGCGGGCAGCCCCCCGCCGCTGGGCCCCAAGCCCCCGAGCCCGGCCGGGGAGGACCCGGCGCGGGGCCCGTCGTCGCCCGAGGGCCGGCCCGGCTCGGGCTCGGGCTCGGGCTCGGAGgccggggacggggcgggggacgcgccgggggaggcggcgggggctCTCCCGGCCTGCGGGCCGGAGCCGGCGGCGGGGCCGGTCCCGGGGGGCGCGGACAGCCCGGCCCCGTCGGCGGGCTCGGCCTC cGCGCTGGGCTGCGACTCGGGCTCCGAGGCCGACAAGGAcgagccggcggcggcggcggcgggggcggcggcggcggcggggggggcgtccgggcccggggcgggggtccCCCCGCGGCAGCGGACCCCGCTGGACGTGCTGACCCGCGTCTTCCCGGGCCACCGGCGGGGCGTGCTGGAGCTGGTCCTGCAGGGCTGCGGCGGGGACGTGGTGCAGGCCATCGAGCAGGTGCTCAGCCCCCGCCGcggcccggggcccggcccgggggccgACGCCGgctggccgggggccggggccgccccgcccggccccccgcaggccccggcccccgccccgggccccgccccggccccgccgccggcccGGCCCCTGCTGGCCGGGGCCGTGCCCCCCGCCATCGGGGCGCTGGGCAGCCGCTCGGCCTTCTCGCCGCTGCAGCCCAACGCCACCCACTTCGGGGCCGAGGCGGGCGGCTACCCGCTGGGCGCCCCCCTGGGGCTCAGCCCGCTGCGCCTGGCCTACTCGGCGGCCCACGGCCGGGGACTGGCCTTCATGGCGCCCTACTCGACGGCCGGGCTGGTGCCGGCGCTCGGCTTTCGGCCGCACGTGGACTACGCCTTCAGCGACCTCATGCGGGACCGCTCCGGGGGCCCCAAGGAGCCCGCCTACAGCAACGGCCTCTACGGGCCCCTCATCAACCACAACCCCGAGAAGCAATAG